The Candidatus Stygibacter australis genome segment GGAAGTACTTATATGAAATATTTTGCCTTGATCTCTATTTTATTATTACTGTTATCATGTAGCGAGGAACCGATCAGGGATAATCCTTATGACCCTGGTTTTGATCTGCCAGAGCCGGAAATCAGCAGTTTGGATGATATTTCACTTACCTGTAAACTATTGAGCTGGGATTATGAACTGGATAATATTGAAGGCTTTATGATCAACCGTCGCGATGATACCGTGTGGCAGGAAGAAATAATGGTTTCTCCTGATGAGAGAACATGGCTGGATACGGCAGCAGCAGTAAATAAACATATCCAGTATAAAATAAAAGCTGTAGCAGGTGAGAATGAGTCTGATTATGTGAATTCAGTGATACTGGATAATATTATTCCTGTTCCGACGGATTTTAATGTTGTTCAAGAGAATGTACATTGCTATAATCTAAGCTGGGAGCAGGATTATATTGTAGGGGAAGATGGATTTATATTGGAAAGAAAAATAGAAGAGGGAGAGTATATTCAGATTGCGGTATTGAGTGAGAATATAGAAAGTTATCATGATGAATGGGAATACAGCCGGGATGAAAATATTGTTTATTACAGAATTAAGACTTATGTTGGTGAGGAATATTCCGGTACAGTATTTACTAATAATCAAATTCTAAATGCTCCATCAAATTTAAATTATGAGATAATAGCAATCAATCGGCTTGCAATATATTGGGAGGACAATACTGATGGAGAACAGGGTTTTAAGATAGATAAGAAAGTAGGAGATAATGAATGGTCAGAAAACTATGCCATTACATCAGAAGATATTGTATACTGGGCTGATGAAAATTCGGAAATCAATCAGAATTTTCAGTATCGGGTTTATGCCTATTATGAAGGGATGGAATCAGCATCAATTCAGTCAGATATTATTGATAATAATATACCAGCTCCGAAAAATCTTTCGTTAGAAATTATCAATGAAAATGAAATCAGATTAACCTGGGAATATGATTTAGAAGGCATAACAGGATTTGGGATAGAGAAGAAAGCTGAAGAAGGTACATGGGAATTATATACTGAGAATATTGCTCCAGAAATCAGGGAATGGACAGATGATGAATGTGTTCATTTGGACAGATATAGAATTAAAGCTTATTTTCAAGAATATGAGTCAGTATATTCCAATGTGGTTTTTTGGGGAATGGAGAATATGAACTATGTAGAAGGAGGTTCATTTGAGATGGGGGACCATTATAATGAGGGCTATTCAGATGAGCTGCCAGTTCATGAGGTTACTCTCAGCAGTTTCTTTATTGGGCAGTATGAAGTTAAGCAGGGTGAGTATGAAGAATTAATGGGT includes the following:
- a CDS encoding SUMF1/EgtB/PvdO family nonheme iron enzyme gives rise to the protein MKYFALISILLLLLSCSEEPIRDNPYDPGFDLPEPEISSLDDISLTCKLLSWDYELDNIEGFMINRRDDTVWQEEIMVSPDERTWLDTAAAVNKHIQYKIKAVAGENESDYVNSVILDNIIPVPTDFNVVQENVHCYNLSWEQDYIVGEDGFILERKIEEGEYIQIAVLSENIESYHDEWEYSRDENIVYYRIKTYVGEEYSGTVFTNNQILNAPSNLNYEIIAINRLAIYWEDNTDGEQGFKIDKKVGDNEWSENYAITSEDIVYWADENSEINQNFQYRVYAYYEGMESASIQSDIIDNNIPAPKNLSLEIINENEIRLTWEYDLEGITGFGIEKKAEEGTWELYTENIAPEIREWTDDECVHLDRYRIKAYFQEYESVYSNVVFWGMENMNYVEGGSFEMGDHYNEGYSDELPVHEVTLSSFFIGQYEVKQGEYEELMGSNPAHDYGVGDNYPVYFITWYDAIEYCNALSEQEDLTPCYNLDDWSCDFNANGFRLPTEAEWEYTARGGVNWMDNYRYSGTTDNLGDYAWYSSNSESQTHEVGTKEANQLGIYDMSGNVYEWCNDWYSVSYYNSSTSVNPYGPVTGSSQVIRGGCWYYSISYCRIADRNYYYPSDSYRGLGFRIACSSN